aattaaaataaatattgaaacaccTTCGGACCTTTTTCTTACGTATTGTGATGTTTTCAGactattatattcttttttattaacaaatacatttgttaaattataaaatatattctgagtAATAAGTtccataaaaaagtattaatttatttaaagtattaataatgtAATACTCTAATTAATATAATcgttgtaaattattaaaataatcattgtacttttaataaaaataatggcaATTCTATATTTATCTTCtaagtgtacataaaaaaaagatagcatttttttattctaatgtgTCACTGATAAATAATTCTGACAATCACTATTTCGATCCAACCAGTAAGTCTACATTACTTTCTGTTTGcattctaagaaatatattttatctatgaatttCGAGCAATTATTtcccaaatttataaaattagaacatttttcattaacacttattttattgttttttgtttatagtattaaatgtttttatttttgaatagattcCATGAATTTTATTACCAACAACATATATTAACGTAAAATGTCTATAGTTTTCAgcaatatatacagtggctcaaaaaattgagagtacaccttacgtttacttgataaatgagacttttaatataaataacacattaacgggaagtgcaaacttgtttttatttttacacataacaaatgttttaatttaaagtaaaaataaagaaaaatcaacgaaaaatttctaaattgaaaattttcagaagcattttaaataaacatacgcagaattttgcctcaaaaaattgagaatacaccaatgaaatttttgcaatatcacgcatagaaacaaagtgtcactattaaattgcatgtcttttggctcttataatggtctctaaacgtcatggtaccgattcgacccatttttggtggtatctgaagatattttaccccattcttcttgcaccactagttttaaatgggttttgtttctaattttgtatttttgaaccactttttcgagtatgcccctcgaatattcaatggcattgatgtcagtgtactgtggtggtgtgtgtaactgttgtttacaacgaaaaagacatcatattttgacgttacgtgcattctgtttgaggtcgttgtcctgctggaaaatggaatttccatctaaacccaaatttttaacactttcctttagattgcaggtaccatatggttcatccaacttgttgcagaaacttttcaaatcataggcagaagtgtaagtgctgaaactgtgctaaatgccattaaacaagctggatataaaagtagcattgttagagagaaaccgttcatcagcttgcaaattcagaaaaagcatttgaagtttgcaaaaactcatcaattgaagaccaataacctttggaagaaatctatatttagtaatgaaagaaacctcaacatttttggcagtggcaaccatcttactgtatggagaaagcctaatactgctttgtatccaaaacaTTTATGTCCTACAGTGactgatggtgactccgtgatgatttgaggttacatggcttcattcggggtaggaaatttaattcttatagatggcattataaatgatacggtttacttgaatatacttcgcagcaatctaaaggaaagtgctaaaaatttgggtttaaatggaaatttcattttccagtaagacaacgaccccaaacagaatacacgtaatttcaaaatatggtgcctttttcattgtaaataccagttacacacaccaccacagtaccccgacatcaatgtcattgaatattcgtgggccatacccaaAAAAAAAGGGTCCAAAGAAACAaacttagaaacaaaacccatttaaaacaagtggtgcaagaagaatggggtaaaatatcttcaaataccaccaaaaattcgtcaaatcggtaccatgacgtttagaggccattataagagctaaaagacatacaatttaatagtgacactttatttttatgcgtgatatttcaaaaatttcattggtgtattctcaattttttgaggcaaaattctgcgtatgtttatttaaaatgcttctgaaaattttcaatttagaaatttttcgttgatttttctttatttttactctaaattaaaccatttgttatgtgtaaaaataaaatcatgtttgcacttcccggtaatgtgttatttatattgaaagtcggatttatgaagtaaaagtaaggtgtactctcaattttttgagccactgtagaaataaaaaataatttattattcaagtttttacatttttaggcttcaaaaagaaataaaatatatatattaattttttagagaatttttttatgtgtattgaaaaaaaatgtataaaattgcaaaatataggaAGTTAGATTTTTTACTACTGcacataaattagaatttaattatttttccaaccTTATATGTATGTAACATTTCCTAGGGAACATTTCACTCTTTTTAAAGGTTATAAATATCAaactagtaaataaaaaaaaagatgtacaactaatgaagaattttttgaatgatttaggAAATGTTTGAGAATTGTTTGTTTGAGAATTGTACTACAGTCGCATCTAAAATAGGGTTTCTTATTTTTTACGGAAACTTTACTTTATATacgattttacaaataaaatgccTAAACaagtaattctaaattttgatgttatgacttcaaaaaaaaaatattttaattacatatttggaAATACTTATACAAATACTACTTATACTTTAAAATCCATTAAGTGAGCATTGATACGCAAATTTATGTTTGAACAAAAGACATTCCTCagaaaaatatctcttttaatCTTCCGAAAATAATAGTGAGGATAATAATGTGTAGATTAGGGTCAAGTTCTGAGACTGATTTAGTTTCAAAGTTATATAGTCATAATCAGATATCGACGATGACATTTCACTAAGCATTCTCAAATgaagttattaaaagaattaaagtagGAAGAAGGCGatcttgaattatttcaaatgatacaaATCAGAGTGTATTATGAAAGTTTAGAAGAATTGGTTAATAAACAAGAGAGAGTGGTCTTccttaaactttctcgcatattctctaataaaggtattttcCCAGGAAATGCCTTTcatggaattggcgtacaataactacgaaatgttaacctttggcgtgaatttggcatttttattggaTCTATTGAGTACTTCTTGGCAAATGTTTTGGTGATTAAAAGTGtccgatttaattttaaaagcgcTTTTTCCAAAACGACTGGAACCAAAATTTAACGCAGAACTACTCGTGTAGTCACTAAATCATATAACAAACTTGATACATATAAGTCATTGCCTTTTTGAGTTATGaagtttacatgcttctgaaggcacagaaaaatatatattctaccccttgttggatttagctcaaagtTGGATAAGTATCCACACTATTGATGTTAAATTCGAGCacctaattttatccatctagctctcttcattttgtgaGTATTATGTTAAATATGTTCGAATAATCGGACAGACATACTCCCTCTGgacggatttaattcaaaacttgatagaaatctatatgTTTGGTgcaaagatcgtataccaaatttcatccgtctagctcaaagcgtttttgtgttatctttctCATgggcagacagacggacattttaaaaatgtgttttcggaaCTCAGGAAGgcctgaaacgtggagattcatcagaatctcgagttcagatttttttcacGATATTTATACTTTCTTGATACTAAGAATACGAGAAAGAGAAAAAACTTATTTGCTAACTTATGGACTTACATTTGCAACAATTTGATTAATATATGTTTCAAGTTAGTTTTCCAGAATCCTACCAGACGTTTATGTTAACATCCCGttctttaaagaaacactaggggatatttggggacggacctcgaaattttgaaccgcgttcaaATGGGGAGGATAATACCTGAGCTgaaccccttctccaaactttcacaccacaccagcgagctTTCCAGAAAGGGTTGTCGTTATGGGACTTAAAGTAcacatattaataagaaaatatatgtacaattgaagaaattgttattaattagaaaaaatatgtgaattagtttttcgttattatttcttcttcaaaTGTCTCAATCACCAAATTACTAAAAAGTTTGGTTTCAAAACTGTAATTCGTTTAAATTGATGCCGAAAAAACTCAATTCAATTCTTCAAGCATAACAAAAAACGTTTCgtgtattaaatataatagagtctgaataattaaatattcctcacacttacttttttttagaaaataataaataccacttatgtatattttaatcataaaaattatatccttTTTCAATCGATTCAccctttatatttcttttattttagaatgggaATTTCTGGATATGAAGAAAGCAACCCGAGAAATTTTGATGCCGTTATATAGATCTGAAACTCCAATTTGCCATAAAGGTCCTGGCTTTTATCGTGATCCGAATGACTGCCATCAATATATACGCTGCGTTGATGACTTCAGTTCCGGAAGGAGGCTGACCTTATTTGTTGGCAGATGTAGACCTGGTTTGGTTTTCGATGAAAACGTAAGTTCTTGCAACTGGCCGGAATTGGCAGCGCCATGTAGAAATTCACCAGAACATTTCAAGGATCCTGCAAGTAAACTTAACCCCAAGGAACCAAATACACAGCACGTTACACAGGATAATAAAATATCTGATCAATCAGGCTATTGGAATAAATACCAATCACAACAGCAGAAGCCCAACAAGCACGATCAGAAACTTCAAGAACCTGTGgatggaattaaaaatgtttttcaagaaaCTGAGGCTCAGGAAAAAATTGGACAATCATTTGAAGAAAGCCAGGAACCACAAGTACAGATAACTGAACAGGAAAGGGAGCCTCAAGTAgcagaaagttttgaagaaatacCAAATAATAAAGGACATCAACAAATTCCCGTTTCAAAGCAAATCCCTGAACTAGTAATTCAAGAAAAAGACGAACCATTGTCGCAAGATCAAGTAATTCAGCAGCAATCTGAACAAATATCTAAAAGTCCAGATATTCAAAAGAAAGTTACTGTGCAACAAATAAAAGAGAGTTCTAAAGCAAAGGAGCCGGTAATTCAAGAATCTCAGCAAGTTCAAGAGAATCCGAAAACAAGACAACCAGTAATTCAAGAACAAACTCAGCAAGTTCAAGAAAATCCGAAAACAAGACAACCAGTAATTCAAGAACAAACTCAACAAGTACAAGAAAACCTCAAAACAAGACGGCcagtaattcaaaaacaaacTCAGCAGTCACAAGAAAATCCTAAAAAAAGACAACCAATAATTCAAGAACAAACTCAGCAAGTGCAAGAAAATCCAAAAAAGGAACCAGTAATACAACAACAGAATGAACATGTATCGAAAGATGATCACAGAGAAGCAATAAATCAGCAACAAAACCAAAAAGTTCCTGTTTGGGATGAAGAAGATGCtcaagaaaaaatttatcatcCAGTTCAAGATCAAGAGCAAATTCAGAATCCAGTAGTTCAAGATAAACAAAGAATCAACGggcaacaacaaaatatttacgATAACAATCTAGCTAGTCAGTTCCAAGAACAGGTACCTTCGGGCTTCTTTCAAGAGATTCCTGATAGTGAAACCAGTCAATCCCAATGGTGGGTACCAGAAAGTCAAAGCTCCGAAAGCACTGCTATACTCGGAATAGCTGACCAAAATGATAAACATCGAGGAGAAGCAGCTCCAACTACATTAGAAGAACCAATTTTATGTTCTAACGAAGGATTTTTCAGGCATCCCAAAAACTGCAGCCGTTTCTTTAGATGCGTAAAAAATGAAGAAGGATCATTTTCTATTCACTTCTTCCAATGCGCAAAACATCTTGCTTTCGATGAAAAAATTAGTCACTGTACagattctgaaaatatcaaatgttCTTCGAGGAGACCAAAAAGACAAGCAGATGATATTCCTTTAGAATGCAGTGGAGAAGGATTTTTTAGGCATCCAAAAGATTGCCGATCCTTTTACCGTTGTGTAAAACATGAAAGTGGCGATTATGAGACACATTTGTTTTCGTGTCCAGCTAATTTAGTATTTGATGAAGAATATGCTACATGTAATTGGCCAGATAAAGCTCCGCCATGCGATACTCGAGCACAATTCTGGAAACCGACAAGAGCATCAATTTCTACTCCTTCAAGACCATCTTTTAAACCCTACCAGAGAACAACTGCTAAAGGTTATAAATCAACCACAAAAccaagaaatgattttattgagtCATCCAATCCATTTACTTCAGAGAGAGGAGCCTCGAGAATTCGTACCACGCAGAAACCTAAATACACAACTCAATCTTCATCTAATTCTGGACAGCTTTGCAACACGCCTGGCTTTTATCGACACGATCAAgactgtacaaaattttataagtgtGTAAAAAATGGAAACTACTTTGTCCGCTATGAATTGAGCTGTCCTAAAAACTACGCATACGACGAAATTTCATCTCGTTGCGTGTCTCAGAAATATGCTAGCTCATGTAATGGAAGAAATAATTATCCGCCTTTCCGCCAAAATGATGATGAACCTTCTACAACTACAGAATCAGAAGTTGCTGATGACGGTAATCAATCATCTTCCGAGGACGATGGAATTGAATGTACAGAAGCTGGTTATTTCCGAAATCCGAATGActgcaataaattttatagatgtgTAGACTTTAGTGGTGAAGGGCAAGAGTTCGTCCGTTATGATTTCAGTTGCCCGGAAGGTTtagtttttgatgaaaaaaagagCATCTGCAACTGGCCTGATCCAACTGCTCCCTGTGAAGCTGGCAGCAATAGTGGAAATGGTGAAGACGAACCAAGCGTATTAGGTGGTGAAGATGAATCTGAGGATACTTCTTCTTCAACAACTCCCCGTTCAACTACTGAATCAGAAGGACGGTCTACACCTAAGAAAGATAAGAGCACTGCTAGACCTAAAGAAAATACACCGAAACCAGGAAAAAGTACTTCTAGACCAAAAGATAGCACGCCCAAACCAGAAAGAAGCACTTCCAAACCTCAGCAAACAACGCCTACATCAGAAGAAAGCTCAGAGCAACCAAGTAAATCTGATAACGGTTGTAATGAAGAAGGATTTTTCAGAAATCCAGAAGACTGCAATAAATTTTACCGTTGTGTTGATTCTGGCGACAATGGTCAAGGATTCCTCAGATACGATTTTGATTGCCCAAAAGAACTTGTTTTTGATGAAACAAACAGTGTCTGTAACTGGCCTGATGCAAGCGCTCCCTGTGAAGCTGGTAATAGTGGTGGTGGTAATGAAGAAGACGAATCAAACGAAAACGAATCCGACGAAGAATCTTCAACGACTCCTCGTTCAGTTGATGAATCGGGAAGACGTTCCACAACCACAACTAAAAAACAAACTGATAAAAGCACTCCTAAACCAGGTAGAAGTACTTCTAAACCGAAAGAAAATACACCGAAACCAGGAAAAAGCACTTCTAGACCAAACGATAGCACACCCAAACCAGAAAGAAGCACTTCCAAACCTCAGCAAACAACGCCTACATCAGACGAAAGCTCAGAGCAACCAAGTAAATCTGATAATGGTTGTAATGAAGAAGGATTTTTCAGAAATCCAGAAGACTGCAATAAATTTTACCGTTGTGTTGATTCTGGCGACAATGGTCAAGGATTTCTCAGATACGATTTTGATTGCCCAAAAGGACTTGTTTTCGATGAAACAAACAGTGTCTGTAACTGGCCTGATGCAAGTGCTCCCTGTGAAGCTGGTAATGGTGGTGGTGGTAATGAAGAAGACGAATCAAACGAAAACGAATCCGACGAAGAATCTTTAACGACTCCTCGTTCAGTTGATGAATCAGGAAGACGTTCTACAACCACAACTAAAAAACAAACTGATAAAAGCACTCCTAAACCAGGTAGAAGTACTTCAAAGCCTAAGGAAAGCACTTCAAAGCCAGGTAGAAGCACTTCCAGACCTAGAGAAGGCACTTCTCAACCGGGTAGAAGTACTTCCAAACCTAGAGAAAGCACATCTAAACCAGGAAAAAGTACGTCCCGTCCCAGAGAAAATACACCTAAACCAGAGGGAAGCACTCCCAAACCCGGAGAAAGTACTACTGGAGCAGATGAAAGCTCAAAAGAACCAGAAGAATCAAATTCAGAAAATGGTTGCAGTGCTGATGGATTTTTCAGAAATCCAGAAgactgtaataaattttaccgTTGTGTGGATTTTAACGGTGATGGTCAAGAATTCGTCCGCTACGACTTTGATTGTCCAGAAGGTCTTgtttttgatgaagaaaatagtGTGTGCAATTGGCCATCAGAAGTTGACGACTGTGGTTCACGTCCAGGTGGTGGAAGCaataagaataagaaagaaagtaGCACTTCTAGTACACAAAAAGATCAAGATTCTACAACTGCCAAACCAACTACTCAAAAAGGCCGAGATTCTACAACGCAAAAACCAAGTACCCAGAAAGATCGCGAATCTACAACAAAACAAAGTACCCAAAAAGGTCGAGGTACTACGACTGTAAAACCAAGTACTCAAAAAGGCCGGGGTTCTACAACTCCAAGACCACGTACTACTGCAGAAGAAGAATCTCAAACTGATGAAGATAATTCAATGAATACAGAAGAACCTGAAAGCTCGTCTTCTATCACGGAATCATCGTCTTCAGATAAAGAAAGTTCGACTAGTTCTGGATCTAAACGTCGAGGCTCAAGCAATGGGGAATGCAAAGAAGAAGGATTCTTCAGAAATCCAGATGATTGCAATAAATTCTACAGATGTGTCGATTATAACGGAGACGGAAAAGAATTCGTAAAATATGACTTTTCTTGTCCTGATGGATTAgtatttgatgaagaaaatagcGTTTGTAATTGGCCTGAGCAAGCTGCTCCATGTGAAGGAAATTCGGGTAAAGAAGGTAGTAGTACTGAACAAGATGAAAATGAATCATCTACGACTTCTACAACTGGTAAAAGAGATGAAACATCAACAGCTTCTACAACTACAAGAAGGGAGTCATCTACAACGCGAAGAACAACAAAATCTCCATCTGGCAGATCCACCAGACGTCCACAATCAACAAAATCTCCATCTGATAAAACTACCAAACGTCCGCAAGTAACAAAATCTACTACCATTGCCCAATCTACTACCATTGCCCAATCAACTACTTCATCTGAGGAATCAACTGATAGTTCAACAGCAACTAGTAGAAAAGAAACCACTAAAGACGaaacttctgaaagtacaaaacAAGAAAGTGATGGAGAATGCACTGAAGAAGGTTTCTTCCGAAACCCAGATGATTGTGGTAAATTTTATCGTTGTGTTGATTTCGACGGAGACGgaaaacaatttgtaaaatacGATTTTGACTGCCCTGATGGACTTTACTTTGATGAAGTTAACAGTGTTTGTAATTGGCCGGAACAAAGTCCTCCTTGTGAGACTGCCAGTAAAGGAAAAGGAGAAACAACTGAAAGCAGTGGCAGTACCTCGAAAACTGATAGTACTACGCAGTCAGAAACCCAAAGTACATCTACAATGTCATCTACAACACAATCTGCTCAATCAACTAGCACTACAACTACTCAATCCACAACTAAATCCAATGAGCCAACTAGTACTTCCAAAGCCACATCCACAACTTCGAGCAAAGAGTCTGAATGTTCCGAACCAGGATTTTTCAGATGTCAAGatgattgcaataaattttatagatgtgTAGATGATGGGCAGCAATTAGTTCGATATGATTTCAAATGCCCAGAAGGGTTAATATTTGATGATAAGAATAAAAGGTGCGATTTCCCATCTGAAGAATTGTCATGTGATATTGAATCTACCAGCACTACCCCTTCATCTACACAATCAACAACTCAAGCAGCCACACAAACCACAGGAAAAGAAAGCACATCTGGATCTACGACAACTTCAAGTGAAAGCTCGACTAAATCATCAAAAGAATGCACTGAAGAAGGTTATTTCCGAGATCCTGATGACTGTAG
The Argiope bruennichi chromosome 6, qqArgBrue1.1, whole genome shotgun sequence DNA segment above includes these coding regions:
- the LOC129971359 gene encoding serine-rich adhesin for platelets-like → MNVLGVLCFAAAVLTVNARHKREWEFLDMKKATREILMPLYRSETPICHKGPGFYRDPNDCHQYIRCVDDFSSGRRLTLFVGRCRPGLVFDENVSSCNWPELAAPCRNSPEHFKDPASKLNPKEPNTQHVTQDNKISDQSGYWNKYQSQQQKPNKHDQKLQEPVDGIKNVFQETEAQEKIGQSFEESQEPQVQITEQEREPQVAESFEEIPNNKGHQQIPVSKQIPELVIQEKDEPLSQDQVIQQQSEQISKSPDIQKKVTVQQIKESSKAKEPVIQESQQVQENPKTRQPVIQEQTQQVQENPKTRQPVIQEQTQQVQENLKTRRPVIQKQTQQSQENPKKRQPIIQEQTQQVQENPKKEPVIQQQNEHVSKDDHREAINQQQNQKVPVWDEEDAQEKIYHPVQDQEQIQNPVVQDKQRINGQQQNIYDNNLASQFQEQVPSGFFQEIPDSETSQSQWWVPESQSSESTAILGIADQNDKHRGEAAPTTLEEPILCSNEGFFRHPKNCSRFFRCVKNEEGSFSIHFFQCAKHLAFDEKISHCTDSENIKCSSRRPKRQADDIPLECSGEGFFRHPKDCRSFYRCVKHESGDYETHLFSCPANLVFDEEYATCNWPDKAPPCDTRAQFWKPTRASISTPSRPSFKPYQRTTAKGYKSTTKPRNDFIESSNPFTSERGASRIRTTQKPKYTTQSSSNSGQLCNTPGFYRHDQDCTKFYKCVKNGNYFVRYELSCPKNYAYDEISSRCVSQKYASSCNGRNNYPPFRQNDDEPSTTTESEVADDGNQSSSEDDGIECTEAGYFRNPNDCNKFYRCVDFSGEGQEFVRYDFSCPEGLVFDEKKSICNWPDPTAPCEAGSNSGNGEDEPSVLGGEDESEDTSSSTTPRSTTESEGRSTPKKDKSTARPKENTPKPGKSTSRPKDSTPKPERSTSKPQQTTPTSEESSEQPSKSDNGCNEEGFFRNPEDCNKFYRCVDSGDNGQGFLRYDFDCPKELVFDETNSVCNWPDASAPCEAGNSGGGNEEDESNENESDEESSTTPRSVDESGRRSTTTTKKQTDKSTPKPGRSTSKPKENTPKPGKSTSRPNDSTPKPERSTSKPQQTTPTSDESSEQPSKSDNGCNEEGFFRNPEDCNKFYRCVDSGDNGQGFLRYDFDCPKGLVFDETNSVCNWPDASAPCEAGNGGGGNEEDESNENESDEESLTTPRSVDESGRRSTTTTKKQTDKSTPKPGRSTSKPKESTSKPGRSTSRPREGTSQPGRSTSKPRESTSKPGKSTSRPRENTPKPEGSTPKPGESTTGADESSKEPEESNSENGCSADGFFRNPEDCNKFYRCVDFNGDGQEFVRYDFDCPEGLVFDEENSVCNWPSEVDDCGSRPGGGSNKNKKESSTSSTQKDQDSTTAKPTTQKGRDSTTQKPSTQKDRESTTKQSTQKGRGTTTVKPSTQKGRGSTTPRPRTTAEEESQTDEDNSMNTEEPESSSSITESSSSDKESSTSSGSKRRGSSNGECKEEGFFRNPDDCNKFYRCVDYNGDGKEFVKYDFSCPDGLVFDEENSVCNWPEQAAPCEGNSGKEGSSTEQDENESSTTSTTGKRDETSTASTTTRRESSTTRRTTKSPSGRSTRRPQSTKSPSDKTTKRPQVTKSTTIAQSTTIAQSTTSSEESTDSSTATSRKETTKDETSESTKQESDGECTEEGFFRNPDDCGKFYRCVDFDGDGKQFVKYDFDCPDGLYFDEVNSVCNWPEQSPPCETASKGKGETTESSGSTSKTDSTTQSETQSTSTMSSTTQSAQSTSTTTTQSTTKSNEPTSTSKATSTTSSKESECSEPGFFRCQDDCNKFYRCVDDGQQLVRYDFKCPEGLIFDDKNKRCDFPSEELSCDIESTSTTPSSTQSTTQAATQTTGKESTSGSTTTSSESSTKSSKECTEEGYFRDPDDCSKYYRCLDEGDGTLTREDFSCAEDEVFDEEMRYCNRKDLAPPCEEGATSTGSQSTTLSGTSSKECTEEGYFRDPDDCSKYYRCLDEGDGTLTREDFSCAEDEVFDEEMRYCNRKDLAPPCEEGTTSTGSQSTTPSGTSTTSETSVTSSTSSTTSDESTTEGSRQSGCRKEGFFRCEEDCNKFYRCIDEDGNGNYKRYNFSCPEGLIFDEKNERCDWPSEELTCDTETTGSSTTSRDSTTSSTSTGTTSSGSTSTSSSDECTEEGYFRNPDDCSKYYRCLDEGDGTFTREDFSCAEDEVFDDEMNYCNRKDLAPACEETSSTPGSSTSTIQSGSTNTDSESSTTEAISSTTSSKTTTQATSSATESSESTTNEENGATRGTTEGSTEKNTKSGECEEEGFHRHPDDCNKFYRCVDFAGDGQSYTRYDFECPEGLVFDETNNVCNWPSSVPSCESSEGKSTTSSDMEVTSTTQGDRSTSATDSDTTSTSTTKGSSTTGTTSGSTSEETDSSTTSTGTTSSTGSTSSDKKSEDAECTEEGFFRNPDDCTKFYRCVDFAGTGESYTRYDFECPDDLVFDDVNNVCNWPNMSPGCESSSKSEKNESKSTTSKEESTSSTSESTTNTDGSQSTGTTAGESTGTTSGDSTTTGESTGTTSGDGMTTGESTGTTSKDSTTTTSGTRATSSTTSGTESDDFQCEEEGFFRHPKDCKKYYECKRDEDTGEMIKIDCECPEGHVFDEEGWYCNAEELSPPCDDGSFKCEKEGFFRDPEDCTKYYYCNQTGSGFRKESFQCTDGNVFDEEGRYCNAPELTEPCNSTSSTSSSSVSGTTPLDENTTPGSGTSSNPTSSTSSEASSSSTSSDQQECTEEGFFRNPEDCTKYYQCTRNEDSGEFERKDFTCPDGRVFDEEGNYCNDPELSDKPCDSSSTSSSTQGQTDSTTSSGTSTNEQTGSTDSSTATGTDSSTTSTAESSTTDSSSSSTKSGGGPGTRRGGGDPECTQAGFFRHPKDCNKFYRCVDFAGTGESYVRYDFDCPEGLHFDEVNSTCNWPTMTPRCENESE